The Demetria terragena DSM 11295 sequence AGGCGGCCGCCAGGAGAAGGTTTCCGTTGGTGACGTACTGGTAATCGACAAGGTCAAGACTGCTGCCGCTGGCGACAGCATCGACCTCACGCCCCTGCTTCTCGTGGACGGCGAGACGGTGACTAGCGACGCTGACAAGCTCGCCAAGGTCACGGTCAAGGCCGAGATCGTCGAGGCCACCAAGGGTCCCAAGATCACGATTATCAAATACAAGAACAAGACCGGCTACCGCAAGCGCCAGGGGCACCGCCAGCCCCTGACCCGCGTCAAGGTCACGTCGATCGACGGCATCTGAGGAGTAAAAGATGGCACATAAGAAGGGTGCGTCCTCGACCCGTAACGGTCGCGACTCAAACGCACAGCGACTCGGAGTGAAGCGCTTCGGCGGCCAGCGGGTCGGCGAAGGCGAGATCATCGTCCGTCAGCGCGGAACCCACTTCCACGCCGGAAACAACGTCGGCCGTGGT is a genomic window containing:
- the rpmA gene encoding 50S ribosomal protein L27 encodes the protein MAHKKGASSTRNGRDSNAQRLGVKRFGGQRVGEGEIIVRQRGTHFHAGNNVGRGGDDTLFALTAGQVQFGQRKGRKVVDIVVAETADASA
- the rplU gene encoding 50S ribosomal protein L21, which produces MYAIVRAGGRQEKVSVGDVLVIDKVKTAAAGDSIDLTPLLLVDGETVTSDADKLAKVTVKAEIVEATKGPKITIIKYKNKTGYRKRQGHRQPLTRVKVTSIDGI